From the Leptotrichia sp. oral taxon 221 genome, one window contains:
- a CDS encoding TonB-dependent receptor, whose translation MLKKITILSLILASLSLYAEGKYEGKLEKTVVTATGFSDNVDNQIKNVTIITSEDIKEKGYNTVEDILKQAPGVNITQTGFGSAVDIRGQGRFGLGTSANISKAVSSVKILIDGDVAMDTIDTSHAYIPLNTISVNDVERVEIINGGGTVLYGSGTRGGVVNIITKDRTKEGASGKVYYQNSSYGTNKLGFDAGINYGNKVIIDLGYENVNGKGYRRGSKEANEYLNGSLKYNITDNHSLKFKASRYDSEETLASDLTKSQLLSDRRQSGTLSDIDVDRKEYSLGYEGKVTDNLKLSLTGYKQDTNKTMYGMPKTKFEDNKKGINFKGNYGLENGNIIFGYNYINHKGSREQTIFGTPIMNVDLAKETNSFYLLGRHKLVGNLEGTAGYRFERAEYKTNKEVPSTRMPIPGGRGFVTIPAREMHGSRKDSNSAYEVGLNYKYSDTGNVYAKYERGFRSPAATEFVDYAPGARNYTLNNLKTEKFNTYEVGFKDMLWNSFVSATAFHTRTNNEIYLNMDHGVLGGPSTARWTFHNLKATERTGVELFAEQYLGKLRVNESFTYVNAKIKKVGDDVLASTTYNFKDGQKIPGVPSTKVTLGLDYEIADGLRTTANLNYYSSSVDTYNEKIPSYSTTDLGLKYKHKNGFGLNAGVKNVFNKKYNVAQGKDPLTGSTVYSPADERTYYVGASYEF comes from the coding sequence ATGTTAAAAAAAATTACAATTTTAAGTTTAATTTTAGCTAGTTTATCTTTATATGCAGAGGGAAAATATGAAGGGAAACTTGAAAAAACAGTTGTGACGGCGACAGGATTTAGTGATAATGTTGATAATCAGATAAAAAATGTAACTATTATTACATCAGAGGATATTAAAGAAAAAGGATATAATACGGTAGAAGATATATTGAAACAGGCACCAGGAGTCAATATAACACAAACTGGATTTGGTTCAGCAGTAGATATTAGAGGGCAAGGTAGATTTGGATTGGGGACAAGTGCGAATATTTCTAAAGCAGTTTCTTCGGTAAAAATACTTATTGATGGGGATGTTGCGATGGATACGATTGACACTTCTCATGCGTATATTCCTTTAAATACAATATCTGTTAATGATGTAGAAAGAGTGGAAATAATAAATGGTGGAGGAACAGTTCTGTATGGAAGTGGAACTCGAGGTGGAGTTGTAAATATCATTACAAAAGATAGAACAAAAGAAGGAGCTTCTGGTAAAGTTTATTATCAAAATAGTTCTTATGGGACAAATAAATTAGGATTTGATGCAGGAATCAATTACGGGAATAAAGTTATTATTGATTTAGGATATGAAAATGTTAATGGAAAAGGTTATAGAAGAGGTTCAAAAGAAGCAAATGAATATTTGAATGGGAGTTTGAAATATAATATAACAGATAATCATAGTTTGAAATTTAAAGCGTCGAGATATGATTCAGAAGAAACATTGGCGTCAGATTTAACAAAATCACAACTTTTGAGTGATAGAAGACAGTCTGGAACTTTGAGTGATATTGATGTTGATAGAAAAGAGTATAGCTTGGGATACGAAGGAAAAGTTACTGATAATTTGAAATTGTCATTGACAGGATATAAACAGGATACAAATAAAACTATGTATGGAATGCCTAAAACGAAATTTGAAGATAATAAAAAAGGAATTAATTTTAAGGGAAATTATGGACTTGAAAATGGGAATATAATTTTTGGATATAACTACATTAATCATAAGGGAAGTAGAGAACAAACTATATTTGGAACACCAATTATGAATGTTGATTTAGCGAAAGAAACGAATTCATTTTATTTGTTAGGGCGTCATAAACTTGTTGGTAATTTAGAAGGGACAGCAGGGTATAGATTTGAAAGAGCAGAATATAAAACAAATAAAGAAGTTCCGTCTACAAGAATGCCGATACCTGGGGGAAGAGGTTTTGTAACTATTCCAGCAAGAGAAATGCACGGTTCGAGAAAAGATAGTAATAGTGCTTATGAAGTGGGACTTAATTACAAATATTCTGATACAGGAAATGTTTATGCGAAATATGAAAGAGGATTTAGATCACCAGCTGCAACAGAATTTGTTGATTATGCACCAGGTGCTAGAAATTATACTTTAAATAATTTAAAAACAGAAAAATTTAATACATATGAAGTAGGATTTAAAGATATGTTGTGGAATTCATTTGTAAGTGCTACAGCATTTCATACACGAACAAATAACGAAATATACTTGAATATGGATCACGGAGTGTTAGGAGGACCAAGTACAGCAAGATGGACATTCCATAATTTAAAAGCTACCGAAAGAACAGGTGTAGAGCTATTTGCTGAACAATATTTAGGTAAATTGAGAGTAAATGAATCATTTACATATGTAAATGCCAAAATTAAGAAAGTTGGAGATGATGTATTAGCTTCAACAACTTATAATTTCAAAGATGGACAAAAAATACCAGGAGTTCCGTCTACAAAAGTTACATTAGGACTTGATTATGAAATAGCAGATGGTTTGAGAACGACTGCTAACTTAAATTATTACTCAAGTTCAGTGGATACCTACAATGAAAAAATACCTTCATATTCTACAACAGATTTAGGATTGAAATATAAACATAAAAATGGATTTGGACTTAATGCAGGAGTAAAAAACGTATTTAATAAAAAATACAATGTTGCTCAAGGGAAAGATCCTCTTACAGGAAGTACAGTGTATTCACCAGCTGATGAACGAACTTATTACGTCGGAGCAAGTTATGAATTTTAG
- a CDS encoding RNA-guided endonuclease TnpB family protein: protein MKYNLAFKYRIYPNKDQELLINKTFGCVRFVYNTILYTANKIYEETGKNKIITPASLKSENQFLKEVDSLALSNAQLNVKRSFTNFFQKRAKFPRFKSKKNSVKSYTTNCVNNSIRIKENKYLILPKLKKVKLKYHREIPKDYRIKSVTLTNSNGNYYVSVLTEFEKEIQKMPSNDKVIGLDFSMSELFVSSENQRADYPRYFRMLEEKLKKLQKSLSRKVKFSKNWYNQKAKISKLHEYIKNSRRDFLHKLSKKLSETYNAVVVEDLNMKGMSQALNFGKSVGDNGWGMFLRMLEYKLMFLGKQFLKIDKWFPSSKTCSKCGNVKEKLKLSERNYKCECCGIEIDRDYNAALNIKNIGKLMLEY, encoded by the coding sequence ATGAAATATAATTTGGCATTCAAATACAGAATTTATCCAAATAAAGATCAGGAATTATTGATAAATAAGACTTTTGGATGTGTTCGTTTTGTTTACAATACGATTTTGTATACTGCGAATAAAATTTATGAAGAAACTGGAAAAAATAAAATAATTACACCTGCCAGTTTGAAAAGTGAAAATCAATTTCTAAAAGAAGTAGACAGTCTAGCACTTTCAAATGCTCAATTAAATGTAAAACGATCGTTTACGAATTTTTTTCAGAAGAGAGCGAAATTTCCGAGGTTTAAATCTAAAAAGAATAGTGTTAAAAGTTACACGACAAATTGTGTGAATAATTCAATACGAATTAAGGAAAATAAATATTTGATTTTGCCAAAATTGAAAAAAGTTAAATTAAAATATCATAGAGAAATACCAAAGGATTATAGAATAAAGTCGGTAACATTGACAAACAGTAATGGAAATTACTATGTTTCTGTTTTGACAGAATTTGAAAAAGAAATTCAAAAAATGCCAAGTAATGATAAAGTAATTGGACTTGATTTTTCAATGTCTGAATTATTTGTCAGTTCTGAAAACCAAAGGGCTGATTATCCAAGATATTTTAGGATGTTGGAGGAAAAATTGAAGAAATTACAGAAATCATTATCGAGAAAAGTAAAGTTTTCTAAAAATTGGTATAATCAAAAAGCAAAAATATCAAAATTGCATGAATATATTAAAAATAGTCGAAGAGATTTTTTACATAAATTATCGAAAAAATTGTCTGAAACATATAATGCAGTAGTTGTTGAGGATTTGAATATGAAAGGGATGAGCCAGGCATTAAATTTTGGGAAAAGTGTAGGAGATAATGGGTGGGGAATGTTTTTGAGAATGCTTGAGTATAAACTGATGTTTTTGGGGAAACAATTTTTGAAGATAGATAAATGGTTTCCGTCATCGAAAACTTGCAGTAAATGTGGAAATGTTAAAGAGAAATTGAAATTATCAGAAAGAAATTATAAATGTGAATGCTGTGGGATTGAAATTGATAGAGATTACAATGCAGCATTGAATATAAAAAACATTGGAAAATTGATGTTGGAATATTAG
- a CDS encoding cell division protein SepF, giving the protein MSGFTKKIMEFFGDDVEEDDDEVENDFEETKENTTQQPVKPQNKVFEKPQQEEKEKEKKVMSIFGVGSKKEESAKMSTTTTASKVSYVSIIRPKVFEDSRLIADSIKENKVVTFSLEFLEFEIGQRVIDFVSGAAYAMNAHLSKVTDKVLTSIPHGIEYEDIDTALEEEDKDNKLL; this is encoded by the coding sequence TTGAGTGGATTTACAAAGAAAATAATGGAATTCTTCGGTGATGATGTTGAAGAAGATGATGACGAAGTAGAAAACGATTTTGAAGAGACAAAAGAGAATACAACGCAACAACCAGTAAAACCTCAAAATAAGGTTTTTGAAAAACCACAACAAGAAGAAAAAGAGAAGGAAAAGAAAGTAATGAGTATTTTTGGAGTAGGAAGTAAAAAGGAGGAAAGTGCAAAAATGTCAACAACAACAACGGCATCAAAAGTAAGTTATGTCTCGATTATTAGACCCAAAGTTTTCGAGGATTCAAGATTGATTGCTGATTCAATAAAAGAAAACAAAGTGGTTACATTTAGTTTGGAATTTTTAGAATTTGAAATAGGTCAAAGGGTGATAGATTTTGTTAGCGGAGCTGCTTATGCAATGAATGCTCATCTTTCAAAAGTAACTGATAAAGTATTAACATCAATACCTCATGGAATTGAATATGAAGATATTGATACTGCTTTAGAAGAAGAAGATAAAGATAACAAATTATTATAA
- a CDS encoding TonB family protein: MKFYIISIVLNVMALFIPVAYYVSNNNEKENKKNEPMTVNLSESVFTNVSDVPEGVAGNKNNGEENDKSVNDKFVNNERVKDVHNTKNIRNSEKIEISQNDGISNSRFESNSKKISNLNDQKEIKYTEKVLQKNEDVKVVSKEKAVDTTSTPTNISKNVSENTVGNNQNDSHINKTRTNIFSGEIGNHGDGVNKNVKSDSFVKKLGNDGNSGKDGSNRGNINRKAEDSGSSKVRNLEKISKKSSKNDDNEQKRNNEKDKEKNINVCNEGKDFTVSYNPNLSYPIAARRLGNKGVVTVSVKFHFNSSGSVSVISASGGSAIFQQEARKAASKIRVKVKNPETLKCTISKSFEFELK; this comes from the coding sequence ATGAAATTTTATATAATTTCAATTGTTTTAAATGTTATGGCTTTATTTATTCCTGTAGCCTATTATGTTTCAAATAATAATGAAAAAGAAAATAAGAAAAATGAGCCAATGACGGTAAATTTGAGTGAAAGTGTGTTTACAAATGTTTCAGATGTTCCAGAAGGAGTGGCTGGAAATAAAAATAATGGAGAGGAAAATGATAAATCTGTAAATGACAAATTTGTAAATAATGAGAGAGTGAAGGATGTTCATAATACTAAAAATATTAGAAATTCTGAGAAAATAGAAATTTCACAAAATGATGGAATTTCAAACTCAAGATTTGAATCTAACTCAAAGAAAATTAGTAACTTGAATGATCAGAAGGAAATTAAGTACACTGAAAAAGTTTTGCAAAAAAATGAGGATGTGAAAGTAGTTTCAAAAGAAAAGGCGGTAGATACAACATCAACACCTACAAATATTTCAAAAAATGTTTCAGAAAATACTGTTGGAAATAATCAAAATGATTCTCATATTAATAAGACAAGAACTAATATTTTTAGTGGAGAAATTGGGAATCATGGAGATGGTGTTAATAAAAATGTTAAAAGTGATTCTTTTGTTAAGAAATTAGGTAATGACGGTAACAGTGGAAAAGATGGTAGTAACAGAGGAAATATTAATAGGAAAGCTGAAGATAGTGGTAGTTCAAAGGTAAGAAATTTAGAAAAAATTAGCAAAAAATCTAGCAAAAATGATGATAATGAACAGAAAAGAAATAATGAAAAAGATAAAGAAAAAAACATAAATGTTTGTAATGAGGGAAAAGATTTTACAGTTTCGTATAATCCGAATTTAAGTTATCCTATTGCAGCACGAAGGCTTGGGAATAAAGGAGTTGTTACTGTTTCAGTAAAATTTCATTTCAATAGTAGTGGTTCTGTTAGTGTGATTTCGGCTTCAGGAGGAAGTGCAATTTTTCAACAAGAAGCAAGAAAGGCTGCTAGTAAAATAAGAGTAAAAGTAAAAAATCCAGAAACTTTGAAATGTACAATATCAAAATCGTTTGAATTTGAACTTAAATAA
- a CDS encoding TetR/AcrR family transcriptional regulator: protein MKSNKKTMILEKAFELFRKNGYTDTKVEDITKKLGISKGSFYTYFKTKEELLCELLESKKKSEMEKYSKVKIDENPKKTLENFIKERFKSILELLNNVDIGIMNSFTQNTNVGKFHEEMTKFFKSFIKENVLLRYESNREYDIEIISDFIISAINNYLIKKIVCKKEYTFSSKEEFDGIVEDNQKLINEILKFIDNALK, encoded by the coding sequence ATGAAATCAAATAAAAAAACGATGATATTGGAAAAGGCTTTTGAATTGTTTAGAAAAAATGGGTACACAGATACAAAAGTTGAGGATATAACGAAGAAACTAGGAATTTCAAAAGGAAGTTTTTATACGTATTTCAAGACGAAAGAGGAACTTTTATGTGAATTATTAGAAAGTAAAAAAAAATCTGAAATGGAAAAATATTCGAAAGTAAAAATTGATGAAAATCCGAAAAAAACTTTAGAAAATTTTATTAAAGAAAGATTTAAAAGTATTCTAGAACTTTTGAACAATGTGGATATTGGAATAATGAATTCTTTTACTCAGAATACAAATGTAGGTAAATTTCATGAAGAAATGACAAAATTTTTTAAGAGTTTTATTAAAGAAAATGTACTTTTAAGATATGAAAGTAACAGGGAATACGATATAGAAATTATTTCAGATTTTATAATTTCGGCAATTAATAATTATTTGATTAAAAAAATTGTATGTAAAAAAGAATATACTTTTTCTTCAAAGGAAGAGTTTGATGGGATAGTAGAGGATAATCAGAAATTAATTAATGAAATTTTAAAATTCATCGATAATGCATTAAAATAG
- a CDS encoding biopolymer transporter ExbD, whose product MKFSNRRSRQNVEISMLNLIDVIFMLLIFFMIATAFNKYSQFQLSVPKSNAKFDKKEETKVEIIVNRNKKYFLKVGNDTKEISEENIHGEILKLPKEMLENVTLTADEHLEYGYIVEVMSKLRNENVKNVSLNIQKNDK is encoded by the coding sequence ATGAAATTTTCTAATAGAAGAAGTAGGCAGAATGTAGAAATATCAATGCTTAATCTTATTGATGTCATATTTATGTTATTAATATTTTTTATGATTGCCACAGCATTTAATAAATATTCACAATTTCAACTTTCTGTTCCAAAATCGAATGCTAAATTTGATAAGAAGGAAGAAACGAAGGTAGAAATAATAGTAAATAGAAACAAGAAATATTTTTTAAAGGTGGGTAATGATACTAAAGAAATTTCAGAGGAGAATATCCACGGTGAAATTTTGAAATTACCTAAAGAAATGCTTGAAAATGTGACATTGACGGCGGATGAGCATCTTGAATATGGATATATTGTAGAAGTAATGTCGAAATTACGTAATGAAAATGTAAAAAATGTTAGTCTTAATATACAAAAAAATGATAAATAA
- a CDS encoding MotA/TolQ/ExbB proton channel family protein: MLLHYFIAGGIFMWGILLASICGVAVILEKLWIFSTKEREFTKEYRKQLFKALKTESREKIIEIVKPKRDSVSRIVTKTMENIDLELDKIEESEREYLEEIIREAVLAQTGKLEKGMWLLGAVVNTAPQLGLLGTVTGMITSFSALSASAESSKIVAAGISEALYTTAFGLIVAIPSLIFYNYFNRRIDAIALEMERTALHIMGRVKK, from the coding sequence ATGTTGTTACATTATTTTATCGCAGGTGGAATATTTATGTGGGGAATACTGCTGGCTTCTATTTGTGGAGTTGCAGTAATTTTAGAAAAATTATGGATTTTTTCTACGAAAGAGAGGGAATTTACAAAAGAGTATAGGAAACAGCTGTTTAAAGCGTTGAAAACAGAAAGTAGGGAAAAGATTATCGAAATTGTAAAACCAAAAAGAGATTCGGTTTCTAGAATTGTTACAAAAACGATGGAAAATATAGATTTGGAGTTGGATAAGATTGAGGAATCAGAGAGGGAGTATCTTGAGGAAATAATAAGGGAAGCTGTTTTGGCACAAACAGGGAAATTGGAAAAAGGAATGTGGCTTTTAGGAGCAGTTGTAAATACGGCACCTCAGTTGGGGCTTCTTGGGACAGTAACGGGAATGATAACATCGTTTTCGGCGTTATCTGCGAGTGCTGAAAGTTCAAAAATAGTTGCAGCTGGAATATCTGAGGCACTGTATACTACGGCGTTTGGTCTAATTGTAGCGATACCTTCTTTAATTTTTTATAATTACTTTAATAGAAGAATAGATGCAATAGCGTTGGAAATGGAGAGGACAGCTTTGCATATTATGGGAAGAGTGAAAAAATAG
- the hemW gene encoding radical SAM family heme chaperone HemW has translation MTETKNIDAIYLHIPFCDKKCEYCDFCTFVKMEREYQKYTDYLIKEIRMHPKYEYDTIYFGGGTPSLLTIEMLASIMGELKYKENSEITLELNPYDMSFEKLKQIRELGINRLSIGIQSFQDHVLKFIGRQHSGEEAIQVFKDARKAGFDNITIDLMFGIPNQSLDDLKKDLKKILEISPNNVSIYSLIWEEGTIFWSKLQKGILSEIDQDLEAEMYEEIIDFFEKNGYCQYEISNFARIYDKDVEVYKVKNFEDLKKLQKNAGKHNLKYWRNKEFVGVGMSAAGYFDGERHSNVRTFRKYYASIDKDEFPVDENSIEIVDKEEKIKLERMLGLRLIQEGIEYFEDERVEKLLKDGLIEKVKFEKGIDTRIRLTKKGMLLANNVFIEFV, from the coding sequence ATGACTGAAACGAAAAACATAGATGCGATATATTTGCATATTCCTTTTTGTGATAAAAAGTGCGAGTATTGTGACTTTTGTACGTTTGTAAAAATGGAGAGAGAATATCAGAAATATACAGATTATTTGATAAAGGAAATACGGATGCATCCAAAATATGAGTATGATACGATTTATTTTGGTGGTGGAACGCCGTCATTATTGACGATAGAGATGTTGGCGTCGATAATGGGAGAGTTGAAGTATAAAGAAAATTCAGAGATAACTTTGGAGTTGAATCCGTATGATATGTCGTTTGAAAAATTGAAGCAGATTAGGGAATTGGGGATAAATAGACTAAGTATTGGTATTCAGAGTTTTCAGGATCATGTCTTGAAGTTTATTGGAAGGCAGCATAGTGGAGAGGAAGCAATTCAAGTATTTAAAGATGCGAGAAAAGCAGGATTTGATAATATTACGATAGATTTGATGTTTGGAATTCCGAATCAGAGTTTGGATGATTTGAAAAAGGATTTAAAGAAAATATTGGAGATATCGCCAAATAATGTTTCGATATATTCGTTGATTTGGGAAGAAGGGACGATATTTTGGAGTAAGTTGCAAAAGGGGATTTTGTCTGAGATTGATCAAGATTTGGAAGCGGAAATGTATGAAGAAATTATTGATTTTTTTGAGAAAAATGGATATTGTCAGTATGAAATTTCTAATTTTGCGAGAATATATGATAAAGATGTTGAAGTTTATAAAGTGAAAAATTTTGAAGATTTAAAAAAATTGCAAAAAAATGCCGGGAAACATAATTTAAAATATTGGCGGAATAAGGAATTCGTTGGTGTTGGAATGAGTGCGGCTGGGTATTTTGATGGGGAAAGACACAGTAATGTACGGACATTTAGGAAATATTATGCGAGTATTGACAAAGATGAGTTTCCAGTAGATGAAAATTCGATTGAGATTGTGGATAAAGAAGAGAAAATTAAACTTGAGAGAATGCTTGGATTGAGGCTGATTCAAGAAGGAATTGAGTATTTTGAGGATGAGAGAGTGGAGAAACTTTTGAAAGATGGTTTGATTGAAAAAGTTAAGTTTGAGAAAGGAATAGATACTCGAATTAGGCTTACGAAAAAAGGAATGTTACTTGCAAATAATGTATTTATTGAATTTGTATAA
- a CDS encoding YggS family pyridoxal phosphate-dependent enzyme, whose amino-acid sequence MQKEISKEVIDKNYNQILEDIKRYSPYPEKVKILFVSKYYDIEEHRKIIEMGYNYFGENRAQVYRDKLKEFSGEKYKNIVWDFIGRLQKNKIKYIINNVNLIHSIDSYELLEDINKKAIENGRTVNGLIQINVSKEESKTGIYVEDFEKDSNKYFLMDNVKIIGFMTMAPLGASEEEISKYFSKMLDLKRKYAEKYDYLTELSMGMSGDYIEALKNGATIIRIGSKLISK is encoded by the coding sequence ATGCAAAAAGAGATTAGCAAAGAAGTGATTGATAAAAATTACAATCAAATTTTAGAAGATATAAAAAGATATTCTCCTTACCCAGAAAAAGTAAAAATTCTATTTGTGAGTAAATATTATGACATTGAAGAACATAGAAAAATAATAGAAATGGGCTACAATTATTTTGGGGAAAATCGAGCACAAGTTTATCGAGATAAATTAAAAGAATTTTCAGGAGAAAAATATAAAAATATAGTTTGGGATTTTATTGGAAGGTTGCAAAAAAACAAAATAAAGTATATAATAAACAACGTAAACCTTATTCATTCAATAGATTCTTATGAACTTTTAGAAGATATTAATAAAAAAGCCATTGAAAATGGGAGAACTGTTAATGGTTTAATTCAAATTAATGTATCAAAAGAGGAATCAAAAACAGGTATTTATGTGGAAGATTTTGAAAAAGATAGTAATAAATATTTTTTAATGGATAATGTAAAAATCATTGGGTTTATGACGATGGCTCCTTTAGGTGCTAGTGAAGAAGAAATAAGCAAATATTTTTCAAAAATGTTAGATTTAAAAAGAAAGTATGCAGAGAAATATGATTATTTGACTGAGCTTTCTATGGGAATGTCTGGCGATTATATAGAAGCATTAAAAAATGGTGCGACTATAATAAGAATAGGAAGTAAATTAATTAGTAAATAA
- a CDS encoding RIP metalloprotease — MILSIVILGIIVFIHELGHFLTAKFYKMPVFEFAIGMGPKLFSKKINGTVYSVRMLPLGGFVNIGGMQPEEFDMEEFRKEKIDEITKDLKEDLEIAEIEISDDEFVERAERRLNIEMEEELERQVAISENGFYKKSAFSRFVVLIAGIAMNFISAILVIFLIFSITGIVPSKHTKPVINVIQNDSKVKDILQPNDEIVELNGRKISEWGELSEEIQKINGEKYANQDIDVKVLRNGKMLDNKVKLTYYKDLKTYVLGIQVKMKKSTFSERVKYSFVVFGDYFVMMLKGVKMLITGKVPFKEMTGPVGLPKLIGAAYNSGGMLSLLNIFIILSINIGLMNLLPIPALDGGRILFVLPEFVGIKVNKKIEERIHMVGMILLMILMALMMFSDITKYF; from the coding sequence ATAATTTTATCAATTGTGATTTTGGGAATAATTGTATTTATACACGAATTGGGGCATTTTTTGACGGCGAAATTCTATAAAATGCCAGTTTTTGAATTTGCGATTGGAATGGGACCAAAATTATTTTCAAAAAAAATTAATGGGACTGTTTATTCTGTGAGAATGCTTCCACTTGGGGGATTTGTAAATATAGGTGGGATGCAGCCAGAAGAATTTGATATGGAAGAGTTTAGGAAAGAGAAAATTGACGAAATAACGAAGGATTTGAAAGAGGATTTGGAGATAGCTGAAATTGAAATCTCGGATGATGAGTTTGTTGAGAGAGCTGAAAGACGGTTGAATATTGAGATGGAAGAAGAGCTTGAAAGGCAAGTAGCTATTTCAGAAAATGGATTTTATAAGAAATCGGCGTTTAGTAGATTTGTTGTTTTAATTGCTGGGATTGCGATGAATTTTATTTCTGCAATTTTAGTGATTTTCTTAATATTTTCGATTACTGGAATAGTACCGTCAAAACATACGAAACCAGTTATAAATGTGATTCAAAATGATTCGAAAGTAAAAGACATATTGCAGCCGAATGATGAGATTGTAGAATTGAACGGTAGAAAAATTTCTGAATGGGGAGAGCTTTCAGAGGAAATTCAGAAAATAAATGGTGAAAAGTATGCGAATCAGGATATTGACGTAAAGGTACTTAGAAATGGGAAAATGTTAGATAACAAGGTTAAATTGACGTATTACAAAGATTTGAAGACTTATGTTTTAGGAATCCAAGTTAAAATGAAAAAATCTACATTTTCTGAAAGAGTAAAATATAGTTTTGTAGTATTTGGTGATTATTTTGTAATGATGTTAAAAGGTGTTAAAATGCTGATAACAGGGAAAGTTCCTTTTAAAGAAATGACAGGGCCTGTAGGTCTTCCAAAATTAATAGGAGCAGCGTATAATTCAGGTGGGATGTTATCGTTGTTAAATATTTTTATAATTTTGTCGATAAATATTGGATTAATGAACTTGTTACCAATTCCAGCTTTAGATGGTGGACGAATTTTATTCGTTTTGCCAGAATTTGTGGGAATAAAAGTGAATAAAAAAATAGAAGAAAGAATCCATATGGTTGGAATGATATTGCTAATGATATTAATGGCGTTGATGATGTTTAGTGATATTACAAAGTATTTTTAG